In Grus americana isolate bGruAme1 chromosome 4, bGruAme1.mat, whole genome shotgun sequence, one genomic interval encodes:
- the EIF4E gene encoding eukaryotic translation initiation factor 4E: protein MATVEPETTPNPQPSEEEKTEPAPSQEVASPEQYIKHPLQNRWALWFFKNDKSKTWQANLRLISKFDTVEDFWALYNHIQLSSNLMPGCDYSLFKDGIEPMWEDEKNKRGGRWLITLNKQQRRSDLDRFWLETLLCLIGESFDDYSDDVCGAVVNVRTKGDKIAIWTTECENRDAVTHIGRVYKERLGLPPKIVIGYQSHADTATKSGSTTKNRFVV, encoded by the exons ATGGCGACGGTGGAACCG GAAACCACTCCCAACCCTCAGCcttcagaagaggagaaaaccgAGCCAGCACCTAGTCAGGAGGTTGCCAGCCCTGAACAGTATATTAAACATCCACTACAAAACAG atGGGCACtctggttttttaaaaatgacaagaGCAAAACTTGGCAAGCAAATCTTCGTCTTATCTCAAAGTTTGATACTGTTGAAGATTTTTGGGC TTTATACAACCATATCCAGCTCTCTAGTAATTTAATGCCTGGTTGTGACTACTCGCTCTTTAAG GATGGGATTGAACCCATGtgggaagatgaaaaaaacaagCGAGGAGGACGATGGCTAATTACACTAAACAAACAGCAGAGACGAAGTGACCTTGATCGCTTCTGGCTAGAGACA ctgCTGTGCCTTATTGGGGAGTCATTTGATGACTACAGTGATGATGTATGTGGTGCTGTTGTTAATGTTAGAACTAAAGGTGATAAAATAGCAATATGGACAACTGAATGTGAAAACAGGGACGCTGTTACGCATATAGG gagaGTATACAAGGAAAGATTAGGACTTCCTCCAAAGATAGTGATTGGTTACCAGTCCCATGCAGACACAGCTACTAAGAGCGGCTCCACCACTAAAAATAGGTTTGTTGTTTAA